A genomic window from Periweissella cryptocerci includes:
- a CDS encoding restriction endonuclease subunit S gives MFATSELHTGVLSDISDIVMGQSPKSDTYNNDAIGLPLLNGAADFKNGKIEAHKYTSDPKKVVRPGDYIFGVRATIGQTTKVFQEYATGRGTGSARPKEVYLDEYLFFALQDTFTWFSQTGSGSVYINISKSDFHSFELQIPDTNALLKFHESMKPLLDKTYQNNAEIADLEALRNALLPKLLSGEIQLN, from the coding sequence ATGTTTGCTACATCTGAGCTACATACTGGCGTACTTTCAGATATTTCAGATATTGTGATGGGCCAGTCGCCAAAAAGCGATACCTACAACAATGATGCCATTGGTCTACCACTCCTGAATGGTGCCGCTGACTTTAAAAATGGAAAAATAGAAGCCCATAAGTACACATCTGATCCAAAGAAAGTAGTCCGACCTGGTGATTATATCTTTGGCGTTCGCGCAACTATCGGTCAAACCACAAAAGTTTTCCAAGAATATGCAACTGGCCGTGGAACAGGTAGCGCTAGACCTAAAGAAGTATATCTTGATGAGTATCTTTTCTTTGCCTTGCAAGATACATTTACATGGTTTTCACAAACTGGTTCAGGGAGTGTGTATATAAACATTTCAAAGAGTGATTTCCATAGCTTTGAACTTCAAATTCCAGACACTAATGCTTTACTCAAGTTTCATGAATCAATGAAACCGTTACTCGATAAAACATATCAAAACAATGCTGAAATCGCTGACTTAGAGGCATTAAGAAACGCGTTATTGCCTAAATTGTTGTCCGGTGAAATCCAGTTGAATTAA
- a CDS encoding restriction endonuclease subunit S, with protein MTTVQFNDVIDVNPKETIKKGALSKKLPMDGVETFTKYIKAYEITKFTGGVKFRNGDTLMARITPSLENGKTAYVDTLHQGEVAVGSTEFLVFRPKKDIILNEYIYYLATTPEFRDLAIKSMTGTSGRQRVQTDLLLGYEFNLPSLDTQRKIITLLDGMDSKIKLNKGINDNLAA; from the coding sequence TGATGTGATAGATGTAAATCCAAAGGAAACAATAAAGAAAGGTGCACTTTCAAAAAAGTTACCAATGGATGGTGTTGAAACATTTACTAAGTATATAAAAGCGTACGAAATTACAAAATTTACCGGTGGTGTAAAATTTCGTAATGGTGACACCTTAATGGCAAGAATAACGCCGTCATTGGAAAATGGAAAAACGGCGTATGTGGATACCTTACATCAAGGTGAGGTTGCTGTTGGATCGACCGAATTTTTAGTTTTTCGACCCAAAAAAGACATTATTTTGAATGAATACATCTATTACTTGGCGACAACGCCAGAATTTAGAGATTTAGCTATTAAGTCTATGACGGGTACATCAGGACGGCAACGTGTTCAAACAGATCTGTTGTTGGGATATGAGTTTAACTTGCCTAGCTTGGATACACAAAGAAAAATTATTACGTTACTTGATGGCATGGATTCAAAAATAAAATTGAATAAAGGGATAAATGATAATTTAGCTGCTTAA